From Nicotiana tabacum cultivar K326 chromosome 15, ASM71507v2, whole genome shotgun sequence, the proteins below share one genomic window:
- the LOC107759853 gene encoding uncharacterized protein LOC107759853 isoform X1 codes for MSLLSLPLPIPIPHSSKPHYNTFRQHNSRTFHFHKNLRLSVWASGVPVHRNSATFPASGEFLRQIASSTVLFISLGSALFAFPAVASSTHFPPQVPSLTQLQDQESQGTGVGNSENVEDIDDEEIQAAFEKWKSKTYALTVPLRVVSLSNSFPPVWLKDFLRSQGKRVRLRSEFRQSLQDIFHELCMPNQKGKVNPKSALAADIVTLGDTWLNYAIEKRLIEPMHGLEDQDWFKNLSNKWKVYLRRSDEGKLDSRGRIWAAPYRWGSIVIAYKKTEFRKRKMAPIKDWADLWRPELAGKISMVDSPREIVGAVLKYMGASYNTTNMSEVAGGREAVQQNLASLVKQVRLFDSGHYLKAFGVGDVWVAVGWSNDVIPAAKRMSNIAVVVPKSGASLWADCWAIPAASRIATDQIGGRVRGPSPVVHQWIEFCLQAERFKDDVVPGASPNALESPVKVSEKLTRGRPKLETNLIAGVPPSDILAKCELLEPLPENALSDYKWLINSVQKPELSLVASLKSHILSLAHSFLPKVQSKVA; via the exons ATGTCTTTGCTCTCACTTCCTCTCCCAATCCCAATTCCCCACAGCTCTAAACCCCATTACAACACTTTTCGTCAGCACAATTCTCGAACTTTCCACTTCCACAAAAACCTTAGGCTCTCCGTTTGGGCCTCCGGCGTCCCCGTTCACCGTAACTCGGCGACTTTTCCGGCGTCCGGCGAATTTCTCCGTCAAATAGCTTCTTCTACCGTTCTTTTTATCAGTTTGGGTTCGGCCCTTTTTGCCTTTCCAGCTGTTGCTTCTTCTACTCACTTTCCTCCTCAAGTCCCTTCTCTAACTCAGCTTCAGGACCAAGAATCTCAag GCACTGGAGTTGGAAATTCGGAAAATGTGGAGGATATCGATGATGAAGAAATTCAAGCAGCATTTGAGAAATGGAAGTCTAAGACGTATGCTTTGACTGTCCCTCTAAGGGTTGTTTCTCTTAGTAACTCTTTTCCTCCTGTATGGCTCAAG GATTTCTTGCGATCTCAAGGGAAGAGAGTGAGACTACGTTCTGAGTTTCGTCAAAGCCTGCAAGacatctttcatgaactttgtaTGCCTAATCAGAAAGGAAAAGTTAATCCTAAATCTGCTTTGGCAGCTGATATTGTCACTCTTGGTGATACCTGGCTCAATTATGCCATTGAGAAGAGGTTAATCGAGCCGATGCATGGTTTAGAAGATCAAGATTGGTTTAAGAATTTAAGTAACAAATGGAAG GTATATTTGCGCAGGAGCGATGAAGGGAAATTGGATTCTCGTGGTAGGATCTGGGCGGCTCCATATAGATGGGGAAGCATAGTGATAGCTTACAAGAAAACCGAATTTCGAAAGCGTAAAATGGCTCCTATAAAG GACTGGGCTGATCTGTGGCGACCAGAGCTTGCTGGAAAAATTTCAATGGTTGATTCACCACGAGAGATTGTTGGTGCAGTGTTAAAGTATATGGGGGCATCATACAACACAACTAACATGTCTGAAGTCGCTGGTGGGAGAGAGGCTGTGCAGCAGAATCTTGCATCACTTGTTAAACAG GTCCGGCTATTTGATAGCGGCCACTATCTTAAAGCCTTCGGAGTTGGAGATGTATGGGTAGCTGTTGGATGGAGCAATGATGTTATTCCTGCTGCAAAGCGGATGTCAAATATTGCTGTAGTTGTTCCCAAATCTGGTGCAAGTCTGTGGGCTGATTGCTGG GCAATACCTGCTGCTTCGAGAATTGCAACTGATCAAATTGGAGGAAGAGTTAGAGGACCATCACCAGTAGTGCATCAGTGGATAGAATTCTGCTTGCAAGCTGAAAGGTTCAAAGACGACGTTGTTCCAGGTGCTTCACCTAACGCCCTTGAATCCCCGGTTAAAGTCTCCGAAAAACTTACTAGGGGTAGACCAAAACTTGAGACAAACCTTATTGCTGGAGTCCCTCCATCTGATATCTTGGCTAAATGTGAACTTTTAGAGCCATTGCCAGAAAATGCACTGTCCGATTATAAATGGCTAATAAATAGTGTACAAAAACCGGAGCTTTCTCTAGTGGCAAGCCTAAAGAGTCATATCTTATCATTAGCTCATAGCTTTCTTCCTAAAGTGCAGTCAAAGGTTGCCTGA
- the LOC107759853 gene encoding uncharacterized protein LOC107759853 isoform X2: MSLLSLPLPIPIPHSSKPHYNTFRQHNSRTFHFHKNLRLSVWASGVPVHRNSATFPASGEFLRQIASSTVLFISLGSALFAFPAVASSTHFPPQVPSLTQLQDQESQGTGVGNSENVEDIDDEEIQAAFEKWKSKTYALTVPLRVVSLSNSFPPVWLKDFLRSQGKRVRLRSEFRQSLQDIFHELCMPNQKGKVNPKSALAADIVTLGDTWLNYAIEKRLIEPMHGLEDQDWFKNLSNKWKVYLRRSDEGKLDSRGRIWAAPYRWGSIVIAYKKTEFRKRKMAPIKDWADLWRPELAGKISMVDSPREIVGAVLKYMGASYNTTNMSEVAGGREAVQQNLASLVKQVRLFDSGHYLKAFGVGDVWVAVGWSNDVIPAAKRMSNIAVVVPKSGASLWADCWAIPAASRIATDQIGGRVRGPSPVVHQWIEFCLQAERFKDDVVPAFQHFKLGLGHYPL; this comes from the exons ATGTCTTTGCTCTCACTTCCTCTCCCAATCCCAATTCCCCACAGCTCTAAACCCCATTACAACACTTTTCGTCAGCACAATTCTCGAACTTTCCACTTCCACAAAAACCTTAGGCTCTCCGTTTGGGCCTCCGGCGTCCCCGTTCACCGTAACTCGGCGACTTTTCCGGCGTCCGGCGAATTTCTCCGTCAAATAGCTTCTTCTACCGTTCTTTTTATCAGTTTGGGTTCGGCCCTTTTTGCCTTTCCAGCTGTTGCTTCTTCTACTCACTTTCCTCCTCAAGTCCCTTCTCTAACTCAGCTTCAGGACCAAGAATCTCAag GCACTGGAGTTGGAAATTCGGAAAATGTGGAGGATATCGATGATGAAGAAATTCAAGCAGCATTTGAGAAATGGAAGTCTAAGACGTATGCTTTGACTGTCCCTCTAAGGGTTGTTTCTCTTAGTAACTCTTTTCCTCCTGTATGGCTCAAG GATTTCTTGCGATCTCAAGGGAAGAGAGTGAGACTACGTTCTGAGTTTCGTCAAAGCCTGCAAGacatctttcatgaactttgtaTGCCTAATCAGAAAGGAAAAGTTAATCCTAAATCTGCTTTGGCAGCTGATATTGTCACTCTTGGTGATACCTGGCTCAATTATGCCATTGAGAAGAGGTTAATCGAGCCGATGCATGGTTTAGAAGATCAAGATTGGTTTAAGAATTTAAGTAACAAATGGAAG GTATATTTGCGCAGGAGCGATGAAGGGAAATTGGATTCTCGTGGTAGGATCTGGGCGGCTCCATATAGATGGGGAAGCATAGTGATAGCTTACAAGAAAACCGAATTTCGAAAGCGTAAAATGGCTCCTATAAAG GACTGGGCTGATCTGTGGCGACCAGAGCTTGCTGGAAAAATTTCAATGGTTGATTCACCACGAGAGATTGTTGGTGCAGTGTTAAAGTATATGGGGGCATCATACAACACAACTAACATGTCTGAAGTCGCTGGTGGGAGAGAGGCTGTGCAGCAGAATCTTGCATCACTTGTTAAACAG GTCCGGCTATTTGATAGCGGCCACTATCTTAAAGCCTTCGGAGTTGGAGATGTATGGGTAGCTGTTGGATGGAGCAATGATGTTATTCCTGCTGCAAAGCGGATGTCAAATATTGCTGTAGTTGTTCCCAAATCTGGTGCAAGTCTGTGGGCTGATTGCTGG GCAATACCTGCTGCTTCGAGAATTGCAACTGATCAAATTGGAGGAAGAGTTAGAGGACCATCACCAGTAGTGCATCAGTGGATAGAATTCTGCTTGCAAGCTGAAAGGTTCAAAGACGACGTTGTTCCAG CATTTCAGCATTTCAAGTTGGGACTTGGGCATTACCCACTGTAA